Proteins from a genomic interval of Ramlibacter algicola:
- the cysW gene encoding sulfate ABC transporter permease subunit CysW, whose translation MSSLARQRISTTETRWVRWTLTGLALAFLLLFLVLPLAAVFTEALRKGLDAYLDALKEPEAWSAIRLTLITAAIAVPLNLVFGVAAAWCIAKYEFRGKAFLTTLVDLPFSVSPVVSGLIYVLVFGAQGWLGPWLAEHDIKIIFAVPGIVLATVFVTFPFIARELIPLMQAQGNEEEQAAIVLGATGWQTFWHVTLPNIKWGLIYGVILCNARAMGEFGAVSVVSGHIRGQTNTMPLHVEILYNEYQSVAAFAVASLLAVLALVTLVIKSLAEWKHEREMKAAAEMPPERPAAA comes from the coding sequence ATGAGCTCGCTCGCCCGCCAACGCATCAGCACCACCGAAACGCGGTGGGTGCGCTGGACCCTCACCGGCCTGGCGCTCGCTTTCCTGTTGCTGTTCCTCGTGCTGCCGCTCGCCGCGGTGTTCACCGAGGCACTGCGCAAGGGCCTCGATGCCTACCTCGACGCGCTGAAGGAGCCAGAGGCCTGGTCGGCGATTCGCCTGACGCTCATCACCGCCGCGATCGCCGTGCCGCTGAACCTGGTGTTCGGTGTCGCGGCGGCGTGGTGCATCGCCAAGTACGAGTTCCGCGGCAAGGCTTTCCTCACGACGCTGGTGGACCTGCCGTTCTCGGTGTCGCCGGTCGTGTCGGGCCTGATCTACGTGCTGGTGTTCGGCGCCCAGGGTTGGCTGGGCCCTTGGCTCGCCGAGCACGACATCAAGATCATCTTCGCCGTGCCCGGCATCGTGCTGGCGACCGTGTTCGTCACCTTCCCCTTCATCGCGCGCGAGCTGATCCCGCTGATGCAGGCGCAGGGCAACGAGGAGGAGCAGGCCGCCATCGTGCTGGGCGCGACCGGCTGGCAGACCTTCTGGCACGTGACGCTGCCCAACATCAAGTGGGGCCTGATCTACGGCGTGATCCTGTGCAATGCGCGCGCGATGGGCGAGTTCGGTGCGGTGTCGGTCGTGTCCGGCCACATCCGCGGCCAGACCAACACCATGCCGCTGCACGTCGAGATCCTCTACAACGAATACCAGTCCGTCGCCGCCTTCGCCGTCGCGTCGCTGCTGGCAGTGCTGGCCCTGGTGACGCTGGTGATCAAGAGCCTGGCCGAGTGGAAGCACGAACGTGAAATGAAGGCCGCCGCCGAGATGCCGCCCGAGCGGCCGGCCGCGGCCTGA
- a CDS encoding sulfate ABC transporter substrate-binding protein — protein sequence MNTKIKTVLAGALLAASTFASAQTQSLLNVSYDVAREFYKDINAAFVPYYKKQAGQDVKIEQSHAGSSAQARAVADGLAADVVTMNTTTDVEFLADKGIVAKDWAKRFPDNAAPTTSTMLFLVREGNPKGIKDWDDLVKPGVQVIVVNPKTGGNGRYAYLAAWGYVKKKGGSDDDARAFLSKLYKNVPVLARGGRDATSAFLQRNTGDVLITFESEVESVNREFGKGKVDVVYPSVSIVAENPVAIVERTVAKKGTADVAKAYLDFLYTEEAQEIAAKHSIRPRNAKVLAKYKDTFKPIKLFTVQELFGSLTEAQKVHFNDGGQFDKIYTVR from the coding sequence ATGAACACCAAGATCAAGACCGTCCTCGCCGGCGCACTGCTGGCCGCCAGCACCTTCGCCTCGGCGCAAACGCAGTCCCTGCTGAACGTCTCGTACGACGTCGCGCGCGAGTTCTACAAGGACATCAACGCCGCCTTCGTTCCGTACTACAAGAAGCAGGCGGGCCAGGACGTGAAGATCGAGCAGTCGCACGCCGGCTCCAGCGCCCAGGCGCGCGCCGTGGCCGATGGCCTGGCCGCGGACGTCGTGACCATGAACACGACGACCGACGTCGAGTTCCTGGCCGACAAGGGCATCGTGGCCAAGGACTGGGCCAAGCGCTTCCCCGACAACGCGGCGCCGACCACGTCGACCATGCTGTTCCTGGTGCGCGAGGGCAACCCGAAGGGCATCAAGGACTGGGACGACCTCGTCAAGCCCGGCGTGCAGGTCATCGTGGTCAACCCCAAGACCGGCGGCAACGGCCGCTACGCCTACCTGGCCGCCTGGGGCTACGTGAAGAAGAAGGGCGGCAGCGACGACGACGCGCGCGCCTTCCTGTCCAAGCTGTACAAGAACGTGCCGGTGCTGGCCCGTGGCGGCCGCGATGCGACCTCCGCCTTCCTCCAGCGCAACACCGGTGACGTGCTGATCACGTTCGAGTCCGAGGTGGAATCGGTCAACCGCGAGTTCGGCAAGGGCAAGGTCGACGTGGTCTACCCGTCGGTGAGCATCGTGGCCGAGAACCCGGTCGCGATCGTCGAGCGCACCGTCGCCAAGAAGGGCACGGCCGACGTGGCCAAGGCGTACCTGGACTTCCTGTACACGGAGGAAGCGCAGGAGATCGCCGCCAAGCACTCGATCCGCCCGCGCAACGCCAAGGTCCTGGCCAAGTACAAGGACACCTTCAAGCCGATCAAGCTGTTCACCGTGCAGGAACTGTTCGGCTCGCTGACGGAAGCGCAGAAGGTGCACTTCAACGACGGCGGCCAGTTCGACAAGATCTACACGGTCCGCTGA
- a CDS encoding IclR family transcriptional regulator domain-containing protein — protein MIARADFIEGMAKGLAVLESFDTERQRLNATLAAQRAGLTRAAARRHLLTLAHLGYLETDGSWFWLAPKVLRFSGSYLASSRLPRAVQPTLDRLAAHTGEAFSVVVLDGDQVVIVARSGPTRLLAYGLHLGARLPAHATSTGRVLLAAKPKTAFTAWLKGRELQRLTACTTTDARGLRAIVEQVRQQDWCVASEEHEVGVHALAVPLRTMEGAVVAALNVVTRPERLRPPAVERDLLPLLQDAARQVRPLL, from the coding sequence ATGATCGCCCGCGCCGACTTCATCGAGGGCATGGCCAAGGGCCTGGCCGTGCTCGAGTCCTTCGACACCGAGCGCCAGCGCCTGAACGCGACGCTGGCCGCGCAGCGCGCCGGCCTGACCCGCGCGGCAGCGCGCCGGCACCTGCTGACGCTCGCGCACCTGGGCTACCTGGAGACGGATGGCAGCTGGTTCTGGCTGGCGCCCAAGGTGCTGCGCTTCTCCGGCAGCTACCTCGCGTCGTCGCGGCTGCCGCGCGCCGTGCAGCCCACGCTCGACCGCCTGGCCGCGCACACCGGCGAGGCGTTCTCGGTCGTGGTCCTCGACGGTGACCAGGTCGTGATCGTGGCGCGCAGCGGGCCGACGCGGCTGCTGGCCTATGGGCTTCATCTCGGCGCACGCTTGCCGGCCCATGCCACCTCGACGGGCCGCGTGCTGCTGGCGGCGAAGCCGAAGACCGCGTTCACCGCCTGGCTCAAGGGGCGCGAACTGCAACGGTTGACGGCGTGCACCACGACCGACGCCAGGGGCCTGCGCGCCATCGTCGAGCAGGTGCGCCAGCAGGACTGGTGCGTGGCCAGCGAGGAGCATGAGGTGGGCGTCCATGCCCTGGCCGTGCCGCTGCGGACCATGGAAGGCGCCGTGGTGGCCGCCTTGAACGTGGTGACGCGGCCGGAGCGGCTGCGGCCGCCGGCCGTCGAGCGCGACCTGCTCCCGCTGCTGCAGGACGCGGCCCGGCAGGTCCGGCCGCTCCTCTAG
- a CDS encoding YgiQ family radical SAM protein, translating into MNAPLDVSLFARAAKPITSYRRYWAARFGTAPFLPMSREEMDKLGWDSCDIVLVTGDAYVDHPSFGMAVIGRVLEAQGFRVGIIAQPDWQSAEPFKALGKPNLFWGVTAGNMDSMINRYTADRKIRSDDAYTPGDVGGKRPDRAAIVYSQRCREAFNDVPIVLGGIEGSLRRIAHYDYWSDKVRRSVLVDSKADLLLYGNAERAIIEIAHRLASKEPVQQITDVRGTAFIRRETPEGWMQVDSTEVDQPGRVEDHANPYMTTSERAKAQGETCAKEEGSGEPVQGAVQTLAFVPNPRLKLNRDRTVIRLPSYEQVKSDPVLYAHANRVLHLETNPGNARALVQAHGDRDVWINPPPIPLTTAEMDAVFDLPYARSPHPAYADEHGRHDGATKIPAWEMIRFSVNIMRGCFGGCTFCSITEHEGRIIQSRSEDSVIREIEDIRDKVEGFTGVISDLGGPTANMYRIGCKTPEIEAACRKPSCVYPGICQNLNTDHRHLVAMYRRARALKGVKKILIGSGLRYDLAVQSPEYVKELVQHHVGGYLKIAPEHTEQGPLSKMMKPGIGTYDRFKAMFEKFSAEAGKKQYLVPYFIAAHPGTSDEDMMNLALWLKRNGFRADQVQTFYPSPMATATAMYHSGRNTLRKVRREPTDDDSVDIVRGEKRRRLHKAFLRYHDPNNWPVLRDALKAMGRADLIGNGKHHLVPTFQPVTDGSYTSARRKNSTPSTAKPARGRLLTQHTGLPPRVTGSKPAPRKPR; encoded by the coding sequence ATGAACGCGCCCCTCGACGTCTCCCTCTTCGCCCGCGCTGCCAAGCCGATCACGAGCTACCGGCGGTACTGGGCTGCGCGCTTCGGTACGGCCCCCTTCCTGCCCATGTCGCGCGAGGAGATGGACAAGCTCGGCTGGGACAGCTGCGACATCGTCCTGGTCACCGGCGACGCGTACGTCGACCACCCGAGCTTCGGCATGGCGGTCATCGGCCGGGTGCTGGAGGCGCAGGGCTTTCGGGTGGGCATCATCGCGCAGCCCGATTGGCAGTCGGCCGAGCCGTTCAAGGCGCTCGGCAAGCCCAACCTGTTCTGGGGCGTGACCGCGGGCAACATGGATTCGATGATCAACCGGTACACCGCCGACCGGAAGATCCGCAGCGACGACGCGTACACGCCCGGCGACGTCGGCGGCAAGCGTCCCGACCGCGCTGCCATCGTCTACTCGCAGCGTTGCCGCGAAGCATTCAACGACGTGCCGATCGTGCTCGGCGGCATCGAAGGCAGCCTGCGCCGCATCGCGCACTACGACTACTGGTCGGACAAGGTGCGCCGCTCGGTCCTGGTGGACAGCAAGGCCGACCTGCTGCTGTACGGCAATGCCGAGCGCGCCATCATCGAGATCGCGCACCGCCTCGCGAGCAAGGAACCGGTGCAGCAGATCACCGACGTGCGCGGCACCGCGTTCATCCGCCGCGAGACGCCCGAAGGCTGGATGCAGGTCGACTCCACCGAGGTCGACCAGCCGGGCCGCGTGGAGGACCACGCCAACCCGTACATGACGACGTCGGAGCGGGCGAAGGCGCAGGGGGAGACGTGCGCGAAGGAAGAAGGAAGTGGGGAGCCAGTGCAAGGCGCCGTCCAGACGCTCGCCTTCGTCCCCAACCCTCGCCTGAAACTGAATCGCGACCGCACCGTCATCCGCCTGCCCTCGTACGAGCAGGTCAAGTCGGACCCCGTGCTTTACGCGCATGCCAACCGCGTGCTGCACCTGGAGACCAACCCGGGCAACGCCCGCGCTCTCGTGCAGGCGCACGGTGATCGCGACGTCTGGATCAACCCGCCCCCGATCCCGTTGACGACGGCGGAGATGGATGCGGTGTTCGACCTGCCGTACGCGCGCAGCCCGCATCCCGCCTACGCCGACGAGCACGGCCGCCACGACGGCGCGACCAAGATCCCCGCGTGGGAGATGATCCGCTTCAGCGTGAACATCATGCGCGGCTGCTTCGGCGGCTGCACCTTCTGCTCGATCACCGAGCACGAGGGCCGCATCATCCAGAGCCGCAGCGAGGACTCGGTCATCCGCGAGATCGAGGACATCCGCGACAAGGTCGAAGGCTTCACCGGCGTCATCTCCGACCTGGGTGGCCCGACGGCCAACATGTACCGCATCGGGTGCAAGACGCCCGAGATCGAGGCCGCCTGCCGCAAGCCCAGTTGCGTGTACCCGGGCATCTGCCAGAACCTCAACACCGACCACCGCCACCTGGTGGCGATGTACCGGCGCGCCCGCGCCCTCAAGGGCGTGAAGAAGATCCTGATCGGCAGCGGCCTGCGCTACGACCTCGCGGTGCAGTCGCCCGAGTACGTCAAGGAACTGGTGCAGCACCACGTCGGCGGCTACCTGAAGATCGCGCCCGAGCACACGGAGCAGGGCCCGCTGTCGAAGATGATGAAGCCGGGCATCGGCACGTACGACCGCTTCAAGGCCATGTTCGAGAAGTTCTCGGCCGAGGCGGGCAAGAAGCAGTACCTGGTCCCGTACTTCATCGCGGCGCACCCGGGCACCAGCGATGAGGACATGATGAACCTCGCGCTCTGGCTCAAGCGCAACGGCTTCCGCGCCGACCAGGTGCAGACCTTCTACCCGAGCCCGATGGCGACCGCCACGGCGATGTACCACTCGGGACGCAACACGCTGCGCAAGGTGCGGCGTGAACCCACGGACGATGACAGCGTCGACATCGTGCGTGGCGAGAAGCGTCGCCGCCTGCACAAGGCCTTCCTGCGCTACCACGACCCGAACAACTGGCCGGTGCTGCGCGACGCGCTGAAGGCCATGGGCCGCGCCGACCTGATCGGCAACGGCAAGCACCACCTGGTGCCCACGTTCCAGCCGGTCACCGACGGCAGCTACACGAGCGCGCGGCGCAAGAACTCGACGCCTTCGACCGCGAAGCCGGCGCGCGGGCGCCTGCTGACGCAGCACACCGGGCTGCCACCGCGCGTGACGGGCAGCAAGCCGGCGCCGCGCAAGCCGCGCTGA
- the cysT gene encoding sulfate ABC transporter permease subunit CysT: MASSAATLAAPIPGTTAAAGGRSASAANRKVLPGFSLTLGYTVLYLALIVLIPLSALVLKTFTLDWDQFVTAVTSPRVMASYRLTFGASFLAAVVNVFTGLLVAWVLVRYDFPFKKLVDALVDLPFALPTAVAGISLTALLAGNGWVGQYLEPLGIKLAFNPNGVVIALIFIGLPFVVRTVQPVLEDTERELEEAAMSLGATRWQTFSRVILPAILPALLTGFAMAFARAVGEYGSVIFIAGNMPMVSEITPLIIIGKLEQYDYAGATAVATVMLVISFVLLLVINALQAWQRRRSGA; encoded by the coding sequence ATGGCTTCGTCCGCCGCGACGCTCGCGGCTCCCATCCCGGGAACGACGGCCGCCGCGGGCGGCCGTTCCGCTTCCGCCGCCAACCGCAAGGTCCTGCCCGGGTTCTCGCTGACCCTCGGCTACACCGTGCTGTACCTGGCGCTGATCGTGCTGATCCCGCTGTCGGCGCTGGTGCTCAAGACCTTCACGCTCGACTGGGACCAGTTCGTCACCGCCGTGACCTCGCCGCGCGTGATGGCGTCCTACCGCCTCACGTTCGGCGCGTCCTTCCTTGCCGCGGTGGTCAACGTGTTCACCGGCCTGCTGGTCGCCTGGGTGCTGGTGCGCTACGACTTCCCGTTCAAGAAGCTGGTCGACGCGCTGGTGGACCTGCCGTTCGCGTTGCCGACGGCGGTGGCCGGCATCTCGCTCACGGCGCTGCTGGCCGGCAACGGCTGGGTCGGCCAGTACCTCGAGCCGCTGGGCATCAAGCTGGCCTTCAACCCCAACGGCGTGGTCATCGCGCTGATCTTCATCGGGCTGCCGTTCGTGGTGCGCACGGTGCAGCCCGTCCTGGAGGACACCGAGCGCGAACTGGAGGAAGCCGCGATGTCGCTGGGCGCGACGCGCTGGCAGACCTTCAGCCGCGTCATCCTGCCGGCCATCCTGCCGGCGCTGCTCACCGGCTTCGCGATGGCGTTCGCGCGCGCCGTGGGTGAATACGGCTCGGTGATCTTCATTGCCGGCAACATGCCCATGGTCTCGGAGATCACGCCGCTGATCATCATCGGCAAGCTGGAGCAGTACGACTACGCCGGCGCCACGGCGGTCGCCACCGTGATGCTGGTCATCTCGTTCGTGCTGCTGCTGGTGATCAACGCGCTGCAGGCCTGGCAGCGGCGGAGGTCCGGGGCATGA
- a CDS encoding CoA transferase translates to MATLPLASVRILSLALNLPGPAALMRCRALGAQCRKAEPPSGDPMRHYNPAAYAELHQGVDVFVADLKSPEGRQAIDDELARTDVLLTSFRPSALSKLGLSWEALHARHPRLSQVAIVGGPGDQAEVPGHDLTYLAEHDLVTGTGLPATLFADMGGALMATQAVLQAALLRGSDGQHFEVALSDAAAWLALPRRWGLTQPTGAVGGAHAGYRVYPCQDGRVAVAALEPHFAQRLCEAAGVPGSDAFDRATHDAIATFFQAATCDELDRLARERDIPLHALRD, encoded by the coding sequence ATGGCCACCCTGCCCCTCGCCTCGGTCCGCATCCTCAGCCTCGCGCTCAACCTGCCCGGCCCCGCCGCGCTGATGCGCTGCCGCGCGCTCGGCGCGCAGTGCCGCAAGGCGGAGCCGCCGTCCGGGGACCCGATGCGGCACTACAACCCCGCTGCGTATGCCGAGTTGCACCAAGGCGTCGACGTGTTCGTTGCGGACCTGAAATCTCCCGAGGGCCGGCAGGCGATCGACGACGAACTCGCGCGCACCGACGTGCTGCTCACGTCGTTCCGTCCTTCGGCGCTCTCGAAGCTCGGGTTGTCCTGGGAAGCGCTGCATGCACGGCATCCGCGGCTGTCGCAGGTCGCCATCGTCGGCGGCCCCGGCGATCAGGCCGAGGTGCCCGGGCACGACCTCACCTACCTGGCCGAACACGATCTCGTGACCGGCACCGGCCTGCCGGCCACGCTGTTCGCCGACATGGGCGGCGCGCTGATGGCGACACAGGCGGTGCTGCAGGCCGCGCTGCTGCGTGGGAGCGACGGCCAGCACTTCGAGGTCGCGCTGTCCGATGCCGCTGCATGGCTCGCGCTGCCGCGGCGCTGGGGCCTCACGCAGCCGACCGGCGCGGTCGGTGGCGCGCATGCGGGCTACCGCGTGTACCCGTGCCAGGACGGACGCGTCGCGGTCGCGGCACTGGAGCCGCACTTCGCGCAGCGCCTGTGCGAAGCGGCCGGCGTGCCGGGCAGCGATGCGTTCGATCGCGCGACGCACGACGCGATCGCGACGTTTTTCCAGGCCGCCACGTGCGACGAGCTCGATCGGCTCGCGCGCGAACGCGACATTCCGCTGCACGCCTTGCGCGACTGA
- the pobA gene encoding 4-hydroxybenzoate 3-monooxygenase, translating to MRTQVAIIGAGPAGLLLGQLLHKAGIDNVILERQSGEYVLGRIRAGILEQVTVDLMVEAGIGQRLHREGIVHHAIELVFKGERHPIDVTGLTGGKVVTAYGQTELTRDLMDARRDEGLTTVYEAHDVSLHGFDGDQPVVRYRHEGREHELQCDFIAGCDGFHGVSRATVKEHVTEYEKVYPFGWLGVLADVPPVSPHAIVYGNSERGFSLCSMRSLTRSRYYVQCPLDDKVEDWSDDRFWDELRRRVDPHLADRIVTGPSIEKSIAPLRSFVAEPMRFGRLFLAGDAAHIVPPTGAKGLNLAASDVKYLSAAFIEHYRERSAAGLHHYSEHALKRVWKAERFSWWMTTLMHRFPDMGAFNQKLQESELEYLVHSRAASTALAENYVGLPL from the coding sequence ATGCGCACCCAGGTCGCCATCATCGGCGCCGGCCCGGCCGGATTGCTGCTCGGCCAGCTGCTGCACAAGGCCGGCATCGACAACGTCATCCTCGAGCGGCAGTCGGGCGAGTACGTGCTGGGCCGCATCCGCGCCGGCATCCTGGAGCAGGTCACGGTGGACCTGATGGTCGAGGCCGGCATCGGCCAGCGGCTGCACCGTGAGGGCATCGTCCACCATGCGATCGAGCTGGTGTTCAAGGGCGAGCGGCACCCGATCGACGTCACCGGCCTCACGGGCGGCAAGGTGGTGACGGCGTACGGCCAGACCGAGCTCACGCGCGACCTGATGGACGCGCGGCGGGACGAAGGACTCACGACGGTGTACGAGGCCCACGACGTGAGCCTGCACGGCTTCGACGGCGACCAGCCGGTGGTGCGCTACCGGCACGAAGGGCGCGAGCATGAACTGCAGTGCGACTTCATCGCCGGCTGCGACGGCTTCCACGGCGTGTCACGCGCCACGGTGAAGGAGCACGTCACCGAGTACGAGAAGGTCTATCCGTTCGGCTGGCTGGGCGTGCTGGCCGACGTCCCGCCGGTGTCGCCGCACGCGATCGTCTACGGCAACAGCGAGCGCGGCTTCTCGCTGTGCTCCATGCGCAGTCTCACGCGCAGCCGCTACTACGTGCAGTGCCCGCTGGACGACAAGGTCGAAGACTGGAGCGACGATCGTTTCTGGGACGAGCTGCGGCGCCGCGTCGACCCCCACCTGGCCGACCGCATCGTCACCGGCCCGTCGATCGAGAAGAGCATCGCGCCGCTGCGCAGCTTCGTCGCCGAGCCGATGCGCTTCGGCCGGCTCTTCCTCGCCGGCGACGCCGCCCACATCGTGCCGCCGACGGGCGCGAAAGGACTGAACCTCGCGGCCAGCGACGTGAAGTACCTCTCGGCCGCCTTCATCGAGCACTACCGCGAGCGCAGCGCCGCCGGGCTGCACCACTACTCCGAACACGCGTTGAAGCGCGTCTGGAAGGCCGAGCGGTTCTCGTGGTGGATGACGACGCTGATGCACCGCTTCCCCGACATGGGCGCGTTCAACCAGAAACTGCAGGAGTCGGAGCTGGAGTATCTGGTGCACTCGCGGGCCGCGTCGACGGCGTTGGCGGAGAACTACGTGGGGCTGCCTTTGTAG